GCTGCTCGCGCGCTGGAACCACCACGTGGTGCCGCTCGGCAGCACGCTGCGCAGCAGCTACCGCTTCTACAAGGACAGCTTCGGCATCGCGGCCCACACCGTCGAGGCCGCGTGGGTGCAGCCGTTCGCCGAATGGTGGTCGGTCACGCCGTCGCTGCGCTACTACTCTCAGGGCGCGGCGAAGTTCTACTGCGACCCGTCGTCCGACCCCGCCGTGTTCCCGTTCTGCCCGGGCTCGCCCACGTTCGCCACCACCGACCAGCGCATGTCCGCCTTCGGCGCCGTCACGCTCGGCATCAAGCTGCAGCTGCGCTGGGAGGACTGGACGGGCGACGTGAAGTACGAGCGGTACACGCAGAAGAGCGACTGGAAGCTCGGGGGGAGCGGGTCGCCGGGCATCGATCCGCTGTATGCGGACATGGTGCAGGTGGGGGTGAGCAAGGCGTTCTGACCCGGCGCGCGAGCGCAGGAAAAAAGCACGTCATCCCGGCGCAGGCCGGGACCCTGGGCGGACCCGCGAAGGCACAGGGTCCCGGCCTGCGCCGGGATGACACTCAAGTGGGCGACACTCCGACGATGATCCCCGACTTCGGCTTCGAATTCGACGCGATGGGCACCGTGTGCCAGCTGCGCGTGTGTGCGCATTCCCAGGTGCTGGCCGAGGCCGCCGCGCAGCGGGCCATCGGCGAGGTGCGCCGCATCGAGGCGAAGTACTCGCGCTACCGCCCCGACAGCATCGTCTCGCGCATCAACGCGGCCGCCGGCACCGGCGAACGCATCGCGGTCGACGACGAGACGGCCGGCCTGCTGCGCTTCGCCGACACGCTGTACGAGGCCAGCGCCGGCCGCTTCGACATCACGTCCGGCATCCTGCGCCGCGTGTGGGACTTCAAGGCGGCCCGCGTGCCGTCCGCCGCCGAGGTGGACGCGCTGCTGCCCGACATCGGCTGGTTCCAGGCCGACTGGGACGGCGAGTCGCTCGCGCTGCGCCGCCCCGGCATGGAACTCGACTTCGGTGGCTTCGCGAAGGAATACGCCGCCGACCGCGCCGCGGCCGTGCTGCACGAAGCCGGCATCGCCGGTGGCACCGTCAACCTGGGCGGTGACGTGAGCGTGGTGGGGCCGCACCCAGGCGGTCACCCGTGGAAGATCGGCATCGCCCACCCGCGCCGTCCCGGCGACGTGGTCGCGAGCATCGACCTGTCCCATGGTGCGCTGGCCACGAGCGGCGACTACGAACGCAGCTTCGAGGTCGACGGCCGGCGCTACTGCCACATCCTCGACCCGCGCACCGGCTGGCCCGTGACGCGCTGGCAGTCGGTGAGCGTGGTGGGGCCGGCGTGCCTCGCGGCCGGGGCGCTGACCACCATCGCGATGCTGATGGGCGACGAGGCCCACGACTTCCTGCGGGGGCAGGGGGTGGCCTTCCTGACGGTGGATGCGGGCGGGCACCTGCACAGGGAAAAGCCGGACGGACCCTGAGGGCCCGCCCGGCTCGGTCACGCGGTGCGTGGGATCAGCGGCGCAGTTG
This genomic stretch from Piscinibacter gummiphilus harbors:
- a CDS encoding FAD:protein FMN transferase, producing the protein MGDTPTMIPDFGFEFDAMGTVCQLRVCAHSQVLAEAAAQRAIGEVRRIEAKYSRYRPDSIVSRINAAAGTGERIAVDDETAGLLRFADTLYEASAGRFDITSGILRRVWDFKAARVPSAAEVDALLPDIGWFQADWDGESLALRRPGMELDFGGFAKEYAADRAAAVLHEAGIAGGTVNLGGDVSVVGPHPGGHPWKIGIAHPRRPGDVVASIDLSHGALATSGDYERSFEVDGRRYCHILDPRTGWPVTRWQSVSVVGPACLAAGALTTIAMLMGDEAHDFLRGQGVAFLTVDAGGHLHREKPDGP